The Pogoniulus pusillus isolate bPogPus1 chromosome 30, bPogPus1.pri, whole genome shotgun sequence genomic interval tgggttggatgacctctaaaggttatcttgtccaacccccatCATGTTTGTGTAGACCAAAATTCAGCAACTCAGACGACCTCTGTGCCAGAGCGGAGATGCTCGTGGGGCCTGGGAGCAGACATCTCAGCCCTGTGGAGTCACCAGCAGCTGGGCATCTGCCTCATGATCTCCTAAGAGCTACTGGGGAAGGATGAGGCAGAGGTGGCATCTGCCTGTAGTTCAGAGCCAGGGTTCCAGGCAGGTTCTTGTCCTGACAGACATctgaggcactgctgccagAAGCAGGTTGCATTTCCCAGCTCTGAGATCTGGTACTTCTCTGATGGTTCCtcagcccagaggaggtgtgGGGAGACTGCAGCCTCAGGTGAGAAAAGCTTGGAAACGAgcatgcagctgagcagcacccAGGTGAGCACCACCAAGAAGCcccaggtgctggagctggcttcAGCTTGAGCACCTGCGTGGTTCAGCAGCTACAGAGTCActgtgctgctactgctgccagGAGTCCTCTGCCTGAGAGCAAGGCCAGGACAGGCAAGGCAGCTCCCATGTCCTCTTGTATCCAgtgagaggcaggaaggggaggaaagcagCTGCCACAAACACACTTGGGACTGCTGCAGACTCCTAAAGTCCAAAACCAAGAACAACCAGGAGCTCTGCCTGAGCCTGTGTCCCTCAGGGTGTTGCAGCTCTCCTAGATCTCAgtgtgctgtgggcagagaaTAAAGCTGCCAAGGCCCAGTGCCTGGCCATGGGCAGCTCTGGCTGGGTTTGTCCTGCTCCCAACATCTCCTGCTGGTGTGATGATGTCTTTCCAGCAAGGCTGattcaatagctccagggaggttCAGACCCAGCCCTGTAAGGGAGTTGAAATGCACAGACTCAGAGAAGTTAATCTTCTGAGGGCTTGGAGGGGCTCCAGACAGGGAAAACAAGGAATCCTCAGGAGCCCCCAGCTTGTGCTAGCACTGCTTGATCTCCTGTGTCAGAACACCTCTGCTCTTCCCAGTCACCAGGCAGGgtccctgctgaagcagagccctgtggggGCGTCTGTCACACTGCATTGCCCCTCTCTTCTTCCATGGCTTCTGAGCAGGAAGACCTCACCCATGGGAACCGAGGCAAAGGCACAGTGAAGGTTTGATCTGCACCAACCACAGTGACCCCTTGGAAGGGCAAAGCTCTGGGAGCCAGCTTCATCCAGCCACCTCTGCAGGAAGTGGCAGCACCTCGTGGCATcatggcagagctctggggtGAGGCTCCCCATGCCTGTGTCAGACACCTCACTGAGGATGGCACAAACCACCCTCTGGCGACACAGGCTTCTGGGCTCCACTTTTCCAGCCCTAGGCAGAGGCAGACTCtgatgatagaatcacagaatcaccaagatccaaccattaacccagcatgGCCAGGCACAGGCCtacctccctgccctctgcatcaGCATGGCAAGACAGAGGCAGTGGGCAGAGGAAAAAACTACTTCACTTTCCCACAAGGTGTGGGCACAAACATCTCCTTGGCTCCCTTGGAGCTTGGCAGTGTGTCAGATGGACCTGAAAACCTGGCAGAAATGtttctttcctgctttttgCAAGGACAAGTGAGGAGCTGGCACAAAGGCTAAGTGTGGGGATAAGCAATGCCAGTGAAGCCAGGAGGGACACAGGTCCCTCCCTGTTTTAGCTGCATCCCCACTGTCAAGGGTCTGTTAGTTGACAATGCAGAGAGGACAGCaagagctgggtgctgtggaGCTCACTGCCCCCAGACAGCCTGGGTTGCAGCCCTCACccacccacagcttctctgactCCTCCCTGTTGACTTTGTTCTTTTGATTTTACTCCTGGCACCAAGGACTCGAGTGCAAAATTAACTGTGCCTTGCACAGCGAGAAAGGAGAGTGGAAGTGCCATGGGATGGGGAATAGTCAGCAAGgtcctgtgccctgctgggtAAGGCCCACTCAACTCAGTGACATTTGGGTGCAAAACAGGGCTAGGAGTGTCTGCAAGATGTGTGGCAACCGGAGCAGAGCGCAGGAGGAAAGCTGCCATGCTTTGAAGTGCTGAAAGCCTCACCAGGACCAAAGCTCACCCtttgcctcttccagcctcctgcagcagcttctgccccCCGCTGCATCCCCTTTGTCAACAATCCATCACTCAAACAGCCTCCTAATGCCTGGAAACACAGGAATTGGCAGCTGGACAGCAGGCAATCGAGGAAATGAGCACAGGGGACTCCTCTGGGCTCCTGGCCAATTTTGCACTCCTAGGAGCCACTgaaggcacagcagaggcaaGCTCTAGAAAGCAGGATGAGTGTCACTGGGTTGACACAAAGCTACTTCTGGTCCCTTCAGAGTAAGTGGCAGTAATGCACCAGTCTGGGTGTCTTAACCAGAGTGAGTATCAAAACcatgctccctggggcacaaaTCTGAGCCCAGATAAGCCCAGACCTCAGCTCTGTGCAGGGCATATCCAGTTGCTGTGGAGACACCCCACAAcatgcagctctgctcttcatCCTGGCCTTTGCTGCCCTGCCTAGGTGGCATGGGGCCAAGCATTTTGACCACAGGACTCACTAACTACTGTACAAGGGAGACACAGGCTGCACCCTGGCACTGTGATTTGACAGGGTTTGCCCAACAGCCCATCacaacccagcagctctgctggcttggCCATGGGCTCTGGAGCAGCGCTGACCCCACGGCTCTCTGCTGCTCGCTCCAGCTGCAGGTGTAGCACTGAATCCCTCAGGAGTCTGAGTGGCACTTTTGGATGAGCAGGAGAAGTCAGGGCTTGCTTTGAGCACGAGGAACCTCCAGCACTGACATGGAGGAGACCAATGGCAGCCAGtcgggcagagagcagctggtgctgcactgCTCCCTCACCTCTGTACCAGGTACCCATGCACTCAGCTGGACAggcatgcaggcagcagcactgccagggccatGCCTGCTTTACCAAGGCACAGGACACTGAATTCTTGCTTCACCCATGAGCGGGACAATGCTCCTGCATCTCAGcatgctgcccctctgcagagACAGCCCAACTGGTGTTGCCTCTTTCTGTCCTGCAAACCCAGCCTGAGGGCAGAAGAGAGGGCATGATGCCACGTGAATGGGTGGGACGGATGGACAGggaaggggagcagcagcagagcacattttGTGTGAGGAAACCCTTTGGTGGCACCAGCTGGGACCTACACACAGCCCCCACTGCACATCTGCTCCGTTGGTATTGTGTTAGAGAATGcagtgcaggtggcacaggaacacatccaggcagggctgggaaggctccagagaaggagactccacaacctctctgggcagcctgtgccaggcctctgggagccttccagcccagaagctcttcctcaccttgagctgcagcttcctgggctgcactttgcacccagtgcccttgtcctgtgccagggcacaagtgagcagaggctgtccctgtgcctgcctccctgcccccagccctcagctagtgccacacattgctcaggtcccctctcagccttctcctctgcaggctaagcagccccagggctctcagctctgctcctcaggcagtgcttagGCCCTGCAgtatccttgcagccctgccctggcctctctccagcagatccctgtccctcctggcctggggagcccagccctggctgcaccattgcagctgtgtgctgagcagggcagagcagaggggcaggagaagctgcctgcatctgctgcccaccctctcctgagtgccccccaggagcccattgggcttcctggccagcagggcacattggtgCCCATGCAGCACTTGTTGTGCCCCAGGGCCTGCTTTCCAggactgctctgcagagcttttcacCCCTTGCAGAGGACAACCACTTaggaacagtaaaaaaaaaaaaaaaccaaaacaaaaaagaactcTTTATTGTCTCTGTTCTGTTGGTTGTacaccaggaaaataaaatgcatctctctgggcactgctgggggagGGCTGCATTCTTCAACAAATGCTGCCCAGGAACATGGCGCTGGGgtgtgggtggggacagggacagagaAACTGCCAGAGTCAGAAAcgggggagggggaggttaAAACAGCATCAAACTGATCACCCCTGCAGAGGGGAAGCACCTGCAGCAGTGCCGGGCGGGGTGGCCGGGGACAGAGAGGCTTTGGCCGTGCCTGGCAGAGGGTCTCTGTCTGTAAACCAACCGCAGTGcccccccagctgctgggccAAAGCTGCTCCGTGGGCCAAGTGCAGTTCTGAAGACCAAAAGGGATAATCCACAGGGCTCAAGACAAATAAATTCTGTACATCtcggggcagggggggaggagTTGTctctttttgttggttttgtgttgttgtgtttgttttgcttatATCTGTATAAAGGCAACCAGTTAGGGTTTGTGTAACAAAGCTTCCCAGGCCTGCTTGCGGTGGTGACGTGTCTGGAGGTCAGCAAAAGTCCTGTACCAAAGTGTCCCCAACCCAGgaaaacaacagaaagaaaaccaagagAGTTAATTTCAGCAGAACAAGAGCAAGCTCCACACCAAGGGGGGGATCAAAAGGCTGAGGCTGAGCTGTGGCGTGGAGCTGTGCCCGGGCTGGGTGAGGCGGCACTGGGCCTTGGACCTGTTCTTTTTGGAGCAGCCCTGCCGCttcctgctgggcactgtgGAGGGTTCAATGGGCTCTAGGAACTCTGGTCTCAGCTTGGTCAGTGGAGGGTCCACAATGCTGGGGAAGGTCCCAAAGGGGGAGTCGTTTATCTGCTTGTTGCTGCCGTTTTTGAAGGGGTCTGTCTCAACGTGCTTGGGCCTGGACATGTTCTCCTTGTCCTTCAGAGCATTGTTGGAGGAGGGCCGGTGGCTGTGAGAGGAAGGCCCTGACTTGCCCTTGGCTTCATAAATAAAGGACTTGTCCATctctggctggcagcacttggAGGAGCCATCGCGGGAGCCCAGCGGGGGCATCCCCGTGGCCAGTTTGCCAGACCGAGTCTTGGTGCTGAAGACGCTGGTGCGGATCTGGTTGAAGGACTCCACGCAGCCCTCCAGGtcagtgctctgcagcttcTTGAGGTCTCTCCCTGCCAGGTGGGGGGGCAGGTGGCACTCCAGCTCTGACGAGGATCCCTTGAACTGCTTGAACCAGTTCCAGAGGGAGCGAGCCTGGCAGTCACAGATCCACTGGTTGCCGTTCAGGCGCAGGTACTGGAGGGACACCAGGGGGGCCATGGTCTCCCCGGTGAGCACAGTCAGGTTGTTGTTGAACAGGTACAAGGTCATCACTTTGCCAAGGTCATGGAAGGCCCTGCGGTGCACCAGGCTGACTCTGTTCTGGTGCAGCAGCAGGCGGTCGAGGTTGATCAGCCCACGGAAGACATTCTCTGACAAGCTCTTGATTTTGTTACCATGCAAAAACAGGTAGGTGAGGTTGGCAAGATCTATGAAGGTGTCATCCAGGAGCACCTGGAGGTTATTATCCTGAAGGTAGAGATACTGCAAGGAGAACAACCCTCGGAAAAGCCCTGTGGAGAGCTCCAGGAGCCCGCAGCGATCCAGGTGTAAGGTGTGGAGGTGAACAAGCCCCCGGAAGGTGACAGGGTTGATGGATTTCAGGTTGGTGTTGTCACTGAgatccagctcctccagcttgcTGAGCCCATAGAAGGCTCCGGGCTCGATGAGGCTGATGTTgttggagtggatccagaggatGGTCATGTTGTGGCAGGAGGTGAAGCTGGTGGCCCTGACCAGGGTGATCCTGTTGTTGTGAAGGAAGATTCGCTGGCTCTGGATGGGGATCTCCGTGGGGATTGCTGTCAGgccctgctgctgacagcttaTGGTGATCTTGGGTTCACTGTAGCATACGCACGCCCCGGGGCAAGACTCCACTTCCGGCtggatgttcaagcaaagcacCAAAATCAGCAGTTTGCTTCCTGAGGATAACAAAAACAGAATGGAAATTAGGCAGGGGACGGCAGAGAGctttcctctgcagctcagagaggAGCCTGAGCACCACCCTCCGCTGCAACTGCCACCAGCCACAAACAACAGACACCCGGGGAGGACAACGACGAGAGCTCAGCATCCCAATTGCTGCACCACCTACCCTGCAGCTACAGcacccagagcacagccagtgggcagagccctgccagctcagccaacccagccctcccccagcactgcaggagcacCACTCAACCCTGCCTCTCAGCACcagggccacagctgctgcaacccctccagggatgggcactgcagcactgccctgggcagtctgggccaagctttgagaacccttccaggccACAGAGagttcctgagctgcagcctgagcctgccctggggcaccttgcaaccattgcctctgctgctgtgccttggcaccaaggagcagaggctgccccctgctccctgccccctccctgcaggcagctgcagagagcaaggagctctgccctcagcctcctctgctgcagcctgcacacccccagctccctcagcccctcctcagccccagctgctccaggcccctgctctgcacaggctgcagcccctcaatgtccttcctgcagtcagGGGCCCagcgctgagcacagcacttgaggggtggcctcagcagtgctgggcacagggggatGGGCACCTCCTGTACCTGCTGTCCACTCTGTTGCTAgcaccagccaggatgccactggcctgcttgcccacttgggcactgctgcctcagttgTCAGCTTCCCCTGCTAGGAGCATATCCTGAGTCCTCCCTCATACATGCAGGAGGCCTCCGGCTTTGGTGGCAGAGAGTGACCATCCTCACTGATTTGCACACTGGCTCCTGAAGAAACACCTAAGTCCTGTTCCAAAGAATTTAGCTCTGAGCAAAGGGACTGTGTCTGGAGGGGACAttggtctctgctgcaggcacctcagcacagctcagaatcATGGCTGATGCCTGCTGGTGCCTAGGCAGCTCTGTGTGCCAAGACAGCAGAGccaccagctctctgctcttagGGATTATTCAGAAGTCCAAAACTCTTtgtacagcctggagcagaCGGAGAAGACACCTTCTCATCCCTGATCAATATCTGATGGACTGGGGGCAAGAGGGTGTGGTgacttgtcagtggtgcccagagacaggacaaggggcaagggcacaaactggcacccaggaggttccatctgaagagaaCAAGACACTTGcttggtgtgaggatgctggcggcctggagcaggctgcccagagaggttgtggagtctccttgtgtggagtaTCCAACCCGccatgggcactgtgctgctgggcaagctgctgtgggtgccctgctggagcagggcttgggctgggtgagctccaataggtccctctcaaccccaccctgctgggatcCTGGAACTGTGtgcagcagcatggctggggtggcagagggcagggtgATGGTCAGATGCGTGGCTTggtctgtgcctgctgctccaggtTGTCCCTCTCATCCCT includes:
- the RTN4R gene encoding reticulon-4 receptor: MKRAIAEGSKLLILVLCLNIQPEVESCPGACVCYSEPKITISCQQQGLTAIPTEIPIQSQRIFLHNNRITLVRATSFTSCHNMTILWIHSNNISLIEPGAFYGLSKLEELDLSDNTNLKSINPVTFRGLVHLHTLHLDRCGLLELSTGLFRGLFSLQYLYLQDNNLQVLLDDTFIDLANLTYLFLHGNKIKSLSENVFRGLINLDRLLLHQNRVSLVHRRAFHDLGKVMTLYLFNNNLTVLTGETMAPLVSLQYLRLNGNQWICDCQARSLWNWFKQFKGSSSELECHLPPHLAGRDLKKLQSTDLEGCVESFNQIRTSVFSTKTRSGKLATGMPPLGSRDGSSKCCQPEMDKSFIYEAKGKSGPSSHSHRPSSNNALKDKENMSRPKHVETDPFKNGSNKQINDSPFGTFPSIVDPPLTKLRPEFLEPIEPSTVPSRKRQGCSKKNRSKAQCRLTQPGHSSTPQLSLSLLIPPLVWSLLLFC